The segment GGGTTTTCCACATTGTCCACAGTTTCAATTTTATTTATACACCTTAATCTGTGTAAAAACCAATACTATATATAGATAAATCACATGTTACCCACAACTTATCCACAAATTGTGCATAAGTACGCATGTTCGCAATTCTTTTTGTGGGTATGTGAATTGTTTTGTGGATAATTTTTCAGAAAAATTCCTCTTTAATAAAATTGCTACGTAAACAACATATTTTTTACAAAAAGTGCGTAATTCGCGTTTTTATGTTATTTCGGAAAAATAAAAAGCATAAGTAACAGTGATTTTACATCACAAAATTACTTACGCTAAACATTTCTATACTATTTTACCCAACTTATTAATTCCATACCCGGTCGACCATTCATCGCTAAATTCCCACGAATACCTGCTCCGTACATTTGATACGCAGCAGCACCAATCATCGCAGCATTATCCGTACATAGTTTTAATGGTGGTACGTAAAATGGAATCCCTTCTTCATGAAATACTTGTTCTAATGATGTACGTAATCCCTTATTTGCAGAAACACCACCTGCCGCAATAACTTGTTTTACCTCATACTGACGAGCGGCACGCAATGTTTTCGCTGTTAATACTTCCACAACACTATCTTGGAAACCTTTAGCCACTTGTGTTGGAATAATTTCTTCCCCACGTTGATCCATATTATGCTTATAGTTAATAACCGCTGATTTTAACCCACTAAAGCTAAAATCATATGAACCTTCTTCCAACCAAACACGTGGAAATGGTACAGCTTCTGTTGCTTCATGAGCTAAACGGTCAATATGCGGCCCACCTGGATACGGCATGTTTAATACACGTGCAACTTTATCATACGCCTCTCCAGCTGCATCATCACGCGTTTCCCCAATAACCTCAAATGCCCCATGCTCTTTCATCAAAACAAGCTCCGTATGTCCCCCTGATACGACAAGCGCTAACAAAGGGAATTCCATCGGCTGCACTAATGCATTTGCATAAATATGTCCTGCAATATGATGCGTTCCAATTAGCGGCAAGCCATGAACAAAGGCAAATACCTTCGCTGCATTAATTCCAATTAACAATGCCCCTACTAAGCCAGGACCTTCCGTTACAGCTACTGCTGATAATTGCTGTGGTGTCATGTCAGCTTGCTTTAAAGCTTCTTCCAGTACAATTGTTACTTGCTCCACATGATGGCGTGATGCAATTTCAGGTACGACTCCGCCAAACCGTTTATGACTCTCAATTTGCGATGATACAACATTTGAAATAATTTCCGTACCGTTTTTTATAATTGCTGCGGCTGTTTCATCACAGCTTGTTTCTATTGCTAATATATAGTTATCCATTATAAGTTCACCCACATTACTAAAGCATCTTCCTGGTTATCCGTATAGTAATTTTTACGAATACCACCATCTTGGAATTCAAGCTTTCGATATAAATTTTGTGCAACCACATTCGATACGCGTACTTCTAAGCTCATCACTTCCATGTTTGCCTCTTTAGCAACCCGCATTGCCTCTCGCATCAGGCCCTCTCCCATTCCTTGACCACGTACAGCATCCACAACCGCAACATTAGTAATTTGTGCAGCATCAATGACTAACCACATCCCACAAAAACCAACAATCGTTTGTTGCTCATCCTCTGCTACTAAATAATGCGAGAATTGATTTTCCGTCATTTCATAGTAAAAGGAATCCAATGTCCATGGCGTTGGAAATGTCGCTTGTTCAATCGCATGCACCGCTTCTACATCTGCAATTGTCATTTTTCGATAATTGACCATTATAGTTGCTCCTTCTTTTGTTCCTTTAACCAATTCGCTTCCGCTTCTGCAATGCGACGATATTGTGGAACAAATGTATGCGTAGCCTCAATTGAAGGTAACTCCTGCTGTTGTGCCATTGCAATCAGCTCAGAAGCTCGTGGTAAATCAAATGTATGTGGAGCACGTAGCGCATTTTCACCAAGCACCTCTTGGATCTGTTCAAAATAAAGGTCCACATCAGTTCCTACAAATAAGACAGGGACCTGCAATACTTTTAATTTTTCTAGCAGACCGTCAATATGATCATGGTAATCTTCAATTACTGTATTTAATTGTGCCCCTTCATAAACGCCAGCATATACATTTTGGCGACGTGCATCAAATAACGCACAAATAACAGCATTCGACATTTTTACATTCGCCGCTAGTGCCTTCAAGCTGGAAACTCCTACTAATGGCTTTTGTATAGCCCAAGCAAATGTTTTCGCTAGTGTCACACCTATCCGCACACCTGTATAAGAACCCGGCCCTTCTGATACCGCTACCGCATCAATTTCAGCTGGTGTAATACCCGCTTTATTTAACACTTCTTCAATCGCAGGCATGGCACCAACAGAATGCGTTAATTTTATATTTTGCACTACTTCAGCGAGTACTTTTCCATCTTTCACAACTGTGATAGATAGCGGTGCATTTGCTGTTTCAATTCCTAACCAAATCATTTCAATAGCTCCTCACAAAGTTGGACATATTTTGTGCCCACCGGTTTAAAAGTAAATTTCCGAGCATCTTCATCAATTCTTGTAATTTCAATTGCTAACCGCTCTTTCGGTAATTCCTCTTCAATTAAATGCGCCCATTCTACAACCGTAACCGCATCACCATAAAAAATTTCATCCCAGCCTAAATCTTCATCACTATTTTCCAAACGATACACATCTAAATGATTTAATGGGAGGCGCCCCTCATACTGTTTCATAATCGTAAACGTCGGACTGTTAACTGTGCGCGTTATCCCTAAGCCCTTTGCAAAACTTTGCGTAAAGGTTGTTTTACCCGCACCCAGATCCCCCTCAAGTGTGATTGTATATTGTGCTTCCACTAACTGTGCTAACTCCATCGCAAGCTGCTGCGTTTCTTCTAACACATTAATTTGCTTTTCGTATATCATACTGTTGCTTCCTTCCCATAAAATCGATTATCTCTAGTTTACTTGAACTGAGCTAAATGTTCAAAATGAATCACTTCAAACCACTTTATCTTAAGTTTTCCTCTACAAATAAAGGTGCTATCTCCTGATAATAGAGATAACACCTTATCGATTTGAGTTGCCTTTTCTTTTAACAATCTCTGTTCTAATTAATTTTCCATCTTCAAAGTGGATTTGATACCCTTTAGTTAAAAGTATTTCATCGTTCCATTCATAAATACTTTCGTTATTTTCAACACCAGGTCCCCCTGCAATTTTAACCACATCGATATAGGTCATACCTTTTTCTAACTTATTATATTCATCTTCATTCATATATCTTTGCCATCTATACGTATTCTGTTCCTCAATTTCTGTCATTTCATCTACGCATGCTGCTAAATTCATTATTACTAATCCGAAGAGACAAATCCCTAATAAGCGAACTAACCATATACGATTCATCCCCATCCCTCCTAAGTGCTCTCTAAACTTTTCCCCTTTGGAGACTGTTCAAAACCACAATTGTTTCTCCTGGTTTCATTCGATTAACTTGGTGAGGTACAGTTAGTCGTACTTGAAAATGTATTATTAGCATATTCGGGTCACTCTTCATCTGTGAATCACTTTTATTAGTAATGAGATATCCGTAACTTCTACCTACAGGCATTAGTTCAAGATGTTGTTGGTTATTTGCGTGTTCCTAGCCTGAATTTAACTAATTTTGTTGGTACAAGTTAATTTTAAGCAAAAAAAAAGCCTTTATGAGATTATTCTCATAAAAACTAAATAAAATGGCGGTCCCGACCGGGATCGAACCGGCGATCTCCTGCGTGACAGGCAGGCATGTTAACCGCTACACCACGGGACCATTTTTATATATTCCTTTTGGACATTTATTAATATACCATATATTTAAGTAATGTGCAATGCTTTTCATTAAAAATATAAAATAAATTAAACAAAGGAGTTTTTCCCGTTTAAAATCGATATTCTAATATAACACCTGCTAGTTTAGGCTGACAAAGCATATGAGGCTCATATTCTTTGTGCAAGGTCGGACTAGCATGATATTGGTCACTTAGGCGTTGCCATACGACGTGGTGACTTTAGCTTAATTTTCTTTGTAATTCTCCAATCTAAACTTTTCTTGATTGAGTACATTGCTATCTCCGGAAGGTCGATCGTATTCTTCGTTAGATTTTCATTCTAATATTTTCGAACGATTGGCACCTTTTAATCCTGAAGAAATTATAAAGTAACTTTCCGCCGCTAATTTCTATCAATAAAATAATAATTTTGATTACATACTTCAAAAAAAACCCACTGATTTCTCAGTGGGTTTTAAAGTGCGAAGCGATGTCCTACTCTCACAGGGGGAAGCCCCCAACTACCATCGGCGCTAAAGAGCTTAACTTCCGTGTTCGGTATGGGAACGGGTGTGACCTCTTTGCCATCATCACTTCACTATGAAAGATTGCTCTCTCAAAACTGGATAAACGTTTCATTGAAATTGTGCAATAAATTGTGGTTAAGTCCTCGACCGATTAGTATTCGTCAGCTCCATATGTCGCCACACTTCCACCTCGAACCTATCTACCTGATCGTCTTTCAGGGGTCTTACTTACTTGCGTAATGGGAAATCTCATCTTGAGGGGGGCTTCATGCTTAGATGCTTTCAGCACTTATCCCGTCCACACATAGCTACCCAGCGATGCTCTTGGCAGAACAACTGGTACACCAGCGGTGTGTCCATCCCGGTCCTCTCGTACTAAGGACAGCTCCTCTCAAATTTCCTACGCCCACGACGGATAGGGACCGAACTGTCTCACGACGTTCTGAACCCAGCTCGCGTACCGCTTTAATGGGCGAACAGCCCAACCCTTGGGACCGACTACAGCCCCAGGATGCGATGAGCCGACATCGAGGTGCCAAACCTCCCCGTCGATGTGGACTCTTGGGGGAGATAAGCCTGTTATCCCCGGGGTAGCTTTTATCCGTTGAGCGATGGCCCTTCCATGCGGAACCACCGGATCACTAAGCCCGTCTTTCGACCCTGCTCGACTTGTAGGTCTCGCAGTCAAGCTCCCTTATGCCTTTACACTCTACGAATGATTTCCAACCATTCTGAGGGAACCTTTGGGCGCCTCCGTTACTCTTTAGGAGGCGACCGCCCCAGTCAAACTGTCCGCCTGACACTGTCTCCTACCCCGTTAAGGGGCATGGGTTAGAAGTTCAATACAACCAGGGTAGTATCCCACTGACGCCTCCTTCGAAGCTGGCGCTCCGAGATCTCTGGCTCCTACCTATCCTGTACAAGTTGTACCAAAATTCAATATCAGGCTACAGTAAAGCTCCACGGGGTCTTTCCGTCCTGTCGCGGGTAACCTGCATCTTCACAGGTACTATAATTTCACCGAGTCTCTCGTTGAGACAGTGCCCAGATCGTTACGCCTTTCGTGCGGGTCGGAACTTACCCGACAAGGAATTTCGCTACCTTAGGACCGTTATAGTTACGGCCGCCGTTTACTGGGGCTTCAATTCGTAGCTTCGCTTGCGCTAACCACTCCTCTTAACCTTCCAGCACCGGGCAGGCGTCAGCCCCTATACTTCACCTTACGGTTTTGCAGAGACCTGTGTTTTTGCTAAACAGTCGCCTGGGCCTATTCACTGCGGCTCTCATGCGCTTGCACGCTCAAGAGCACCCCTTCTCCCGAAGTTACGGGGTCATTTTGCCGAGTTCCTTAACGAGAGTTCTCTCGCACACCTTAGGATTCTCTCCTCGACTACCTGTGTCGGTTTGCGGTACGGGCACCTCTCACCTCGATAGAGGCTTTTCTTGGCAGTGTGAAATCAGGAACTTCGTCCATACGGACTCGTCATCACAGCTCAACGTATTAGTGTGCGGATTTGCCTACACACACGCCTTACTGCTTGAACAGAGACAACCAACGCTCTGCTTACCCTATCCTACTGCGTCCCCCCATTTCTCAAACGGTGAG is part of the Solibacillus sp. FSL K6-1523 genome and harbors:
- the tsaD gene encoding tRNA (adenosine(37)-N6)-threonylcarbamoyltransferase complex transferase subunit TsaD encodes the protein MDNYILAIETSCDETAAAIIKNGTEIISNVVSSQIESHKRFGGVVPEIASRHHVEQVTIVLEEALKQADMTPQQLSAVAVTEGPGLVGALLIGINAAKVFAFVHGLPLIGTHHIAGHIYANALVQPMEFPLLALVVSGGHTELVLMKEHGAFEVIGETRDDAAGEAYDKVARVLNMPYPGGPHIDRLAHEATEAVPFPRVWLEEGSYDFSFSGLKSAVINYKHNMDQRGEEIIPTQVAKGFQDSVVEVLTAKTLRAARQYEVKQVIAAGGVSANKGLRTSLEQVFHEEGIPFYVPPLKLCTDNAAMIGAAAYQMYGAGIRGNLAMNGRPGMELISWVK
- the rimI gene encoding ribosomal protein S18-alanine N-acetyltransferase produces the protein MVNYRKMTIADVEAVHAIEQATFPTPWTLDSFYYEMTENQFSHYLVAEDEQQTIVGFCGMWLVIDAAQITNVAVVDAVRGQGMGEGLMREAMRVAKEANMEVMSLEVRVSNVVAQNLYRKLEFQDGGIRKNYYTDNQEDALVMWVNL
- the tsaB gene encoding tRNA (adenosine(37)-N6)-threonylcarbamoyltransferase complex dimerization subunit type 1 TsaB: MIWLGIETANAPLSITVVKDGKVLAEVVQNIKLTHSVGAMPAIEEVLNKAGITPAEIDAVAVSEGPGSYTGVRIGVTLAKTFAWAIQKPLVGVSSLKALAANVKMSNAVICALFDARRQNVYAGVYEGAQLNTVIEDYHDHIDGLLEKLKVLQVPVLFVGTDVDLYFEQIQEVLGENALRAPHTFDLPRASELIAMAQQQELPSIEATHTFVPQYRRIAEAEANWLKEQKKEQL
- the tsaE gene encoding tRNA (adenosine(37)-N6)-threonylcarbamoyltransferase complex ATPase subunit type 1 TsaE translates to MIYEKQINVLEETQQLAMELAQLVEAQYTITLEGDLGAGKTTFTQSFAKGLGITRTVNSPTFTIMKQYEGRLPLNHLDVYRLENSDEDLGWDEIFYGDAVTVVEWAHLIEEELPKERLAIEITRIDEDARKFTFKPVGTKYVQLCEELLK